The nucleotide sequence TCGGTATCCGGCGACGGCATCGCAGCAACAAAAGCGTCAGCGGCTTCCGGTTCCGGGGCGGTGACGAAATCGTCAAAGACCGCACGGTGGCGAATACAGAAGGGACGCGTCACCAGAGGCTGATAGCCCCAGATCGGTAGGTCCTTGGCCGCCACGTCGTACGGCATGTACGACTCGGTCGCCGGCGCCGCGGCAGGCTGAGCGGCGGTGACTTCTTCGGCGATCGCTTCCTTGACGGGGGCGGGCCGATGCCACTGCTGGGCGATCAAGTCGGCGATCGTGCGTTCCGGGCCCGCGATGGCCGGTTCAAAGATTGCCAAGCCGTCGATCCCGTCGACAAAGGGAACGGGACCATTGAATTTAGACGGCGAATCGTCGGCGGGTGAAGCGTCTTTCGGGGAGTCGATTGGTGCGGCCGCGACCGACTCCGTTTCGGGGGCCTGTTCCAGTGTGACGATGAACGGGCCGGTACCGGCAAAGGGGGCATCATCGATTGGGGCGGCGGCGACCGATTGTTCAGGCGCCGATTCGGGGGAGTCGTCGGGTTGGCCAACGTCCAGCGGTTCATACTTTGCCAGCGCGTCCAGCTGGCTGCGTAGTTTCGTTTCCGCGTCGCTGGGAGTGAACGGATCGGCGGGCTCCGGTGCAACGTCCTGTGCGACGATGGAGGAATCGGTCACCGGAGGTGCATGCTTGGCGATGAAAGCACGGACGTCTTGGACAATGTCGCGTGAATCAGCGGCGGTCAGGCTGAGCGGTTCGATGATCTGTTGCAAACCGGCACCGAAGCGAGCCGACAGTGTCGATGCGGCAAAGGCCAGCGAATCTTGGATCGACAGTGCCGTCGGGTTGGCTTCCAAACGCGACTGTTCCGGTTTGCACGACGTTTGTTCAAACGATTCGTCCAGAACGAACATCATGACGCCGCCCTTACCGCTGAAGGGAAGGGGCCGTAGGTCCGACTTTGCGGCAAGGGCGGCAGGATTCTTCGCAACGTCAGAGGAACGATCGGCGGGGCCATCGTGGGCGGCGACGGGGGTGCCCAGCGATGGTGCCAAAGTGAATGCGGCGGTCATCAGCCAAGCCAGACGGCGGCGGGCCAACGGTCGGCGGCGGGCGTGACACTTCCGCGATAAACGGGGCATGACTTTGGTCATCATCAGATCGTCCTCATGACGTTGCGACATCGATCGACGAAGATCACAGGCCCGCATCACCGGGAATGAACGGTATTGCTTTGGCGATGCTGACCCTGATTCAAAAAGACAGGCACCGTCGGCACCAAACGCCGACGATGCCGCCTCCATGCGGCCTGGTCCATTTCGCTTCCGTGCACGACGCACCAGTACAGGAAACCACGAAACGACCTGCCCATCACTGTCGGCCGGATCAGGCGACTTCAGGCGGGACTTGAATGGTCGCCCACCGACAGCGGATCAATCTTCTTCGAAATCGATGCCTGCCGCCGAGCGTCCAAAAATGGCTGACTCTCGACGGCGGGGGAATCAATTCACAAGCTTCTTCGTCCAATCAACGATCAGGGGTTCTGTTCGGATCAAGAAAGAATTGGCGATCAACTGAAAAGGATCCGGTCGTACCGGTTACGAAATTTTCTGGCTCGCTTGCGGACGTTGCCGACAGCGGGCAACATGTCGGCGACCAACGATCGGACATCGATTCGATGGTAATCCCAGCACGAGGATTCGTTTGGATGCTGCGTAGAGTTCACTTCATCGATTCGCACACCGCCGGCGAACCGACCCGCACGATTGTTGCCGGGTTGCCCGATTTGGGGACGCAATGCGTGGCGGATCGCCGACGTCGCTTGGTACAGCAACAGGATGCGTTTCGACACTTGGTCTTGGCCGAACCACGCGGCAGCGAAATCTTGGTCGGTGCGTTGTTGATCGATGATTTGCCCGACACTCAAGACACCGGCGTGGTCTTTTTCAACAACGTCGGGGCGCTGCACATGTGTGGTCACGGAACGATCGGTGTCGCGGTGACCTTGGCCTATCTGGGGCGTATCGATTCGGGACGCCATACGATCCAAACGTCGGTCGGACCGGTGCAGTTCGAATTGTCTGATGACTTACACACCGTTCGTTTACAAAACGTGCCCAGCTATCGTCTTGCTCATGACGTTGCGGTGACCCTGGACGACGGAAGAACGATTCACGGTGACGTGGCCTGGGGCGGCAATTGGTTTTTCTTGACCGAACACAACGATGATCCTCTGACGTTGTCCAACGTCGATGCGTTGACGATCCATTGTCAACAAATCAAAGCCGCGCTTCAGCGTCAGGGCATTTCCGGGGACCAGGGGCGCGAAATCGATCACATCGAACTTTATCAGTCGGTCGGGCCGCTGGCGGGACGAAATTTCGTGCTGTGCCCGGGCGGCCAGTTCGATCGTTCACCGTGTGGAACCGGGACCAGTGCCAAAGTTGCCTGCCTGGCCGCCGATGGTCATTTGAAGCCCGGCCAAAAGTGGCGTCAGCAAAGTGTGACGGGGACTTGGTTCGAAGCCAGTTACGAAGCGGCCGATCATGGCCAGGTGATCCCGACCATCCAAGGCGACGCTTGGATCACCGCCGACGGGACGCTGCTGTTTGACACCGACGACCCGCTGGCCGCCGGTGCGCGTTGGTGAAGCGATCGTCATCGTCGACCGGCCCTTTACTTTTTTCAACATCATGAGCCCCGCACGCCAAACGAAGGCCGGGATCCGATCCGATGGATGATACGCCTGCCCATGACATTCAATCTCGCCGTGTTGTGATCATCGGCGGAGGAATCATCGGTGTCGCTGCGGCTCATTTCTTGAAGAACGACGGTCATGACGTGGTGGTCGTGGACAAGGGGCCGATCGGCGGAGCTTGTTCGCATGGCAATTGTGGACTGGTTTGTCCCAGCCACGTCTTGCCGCTGGCCGAACCCGGTGCACCCTGGTCGGCGATGCGGTCGATGTTGAATCCGGCCAGCGCGTTTCGGGTCAAGCCGCGATTGGATCCGTCGTTGTGGTCGTGGTTTTGGAACTTCAACCGTCGCTGTAACCAGCGGGATATGCTGGAATCCGCCGCGGCAATCCAGCCGCTGTTGCTGCGTTCGATGCGGCTGTACGAGGAACTGGTCACCGAAGATGCGCCGACGGACATCCGCTGT is from Crateriforma conspicua and encodes:
- a CDS encoding proline racemase family protein; the protein is MLRRVHFIDSHTAGEPTRTIVAGLPDLGTQCVADRRRRLVQQQDAFRHLVLAEPRGSEILVGALLIDDLPDTQDTGVVFFNNVGALHMCGHGTIGVAVTLAYLGRIDSGRHTIQTSVGPVQFELSDDLHTVRLQNVPSYRLAHDVAVTLDDGRTIHGDVAWGGNWFFLTEHNDDPLTLSNVDALTIHCQQIKAALQRQGISGDQGREIDHIELYQSVGPLAGRNFVLCPGGQFDRSPCGTGTSAKVACLAADGHLKPGQKWRQQSVTGTWFEASYEAADHGQVIPTIQGDAWITADGTLLFDTDDPLAAGARW